A window of Paraburkholderia megapolitana genomic DNA:
CGCACGGACATGCTCGCGCTGTCGCTCGAATCCGCCGGCGTCCATCTGACCGGGATCGTGCTGCAGTCGTCGATCCTGAACTACATGGCCTCGACCGGCGACACCTCTGCCGGTTCGATCCCGTCGTACGCCGCAGTGGCTGCGTATTTCAATCAGGTCTCGCCGTCGCCGACCAATCTCGGCGCGTACACCCAGCAGATCCAGAGTTTCGTGACCGGTCAATACGCACAGATCGTGCAGTACTCGACGGCGAACCCTCAGGTGGTGATCGATGCCGCGACGCTTGCGTCGTGGTCGGGTCAGACGGGCTTGACGAATGCGGCGTTGAGCGGCTACTTCCAGTACTACTACGACACGGAAGCGTCGCCGGGGCAGACGGTGCTCGTGCCCGGCTCGACGATCGGCCGGTACGATGGACGCGTCATCCTGCCGAACAGCGATCCGCGTCTCGCGAGCGACAACGATCCGTCGGACATCCTGATCAACACGCCGTTCACGAACGCGCTCGCCACGCAGATGCCCGGCTACCTCGGTTACACAGCACCCAATGCGACGTTCTCGCTGCTGAACGACGACATCATCGGTGTGTGGAATTTCAGTCACGGCGGCCAGCCGCAACCTGACACGATCCCCGATCTGCTCGCCGCGCTGACGCTCAATCCGCAACTGAAGGTGCTGTCGGAAAACGGCTATCACGACCTCGCGACGCCGTACTTCGAAACGGAAAAGGAACTGGCACGGCTGCAGACGGTTCCGGGGCTCAATCCGAACATCCAGCTGACGTTCTATCAGGGCGGCCACATGATCTATCTGGACAACGTCGCGCGGCCGAAGATGCAGGCGGATCTCGTGTCGTACTACCAGAACAAGCCGCTCACGGCTTCGCTGTCACTGGCGCAACTGTCGGCGCCGTGGACTGACGAGCATCCCGCGAACACGGCTACCACCGTGGCTGCGATGAAAGCCACTGTCAAAGCCGCCGCCCGTTGACGACGCCTGGGCTCGCGTGCAGCTGGTCGCACGCGAGCGCGACTCCTCTTTAGATGAGAAACACCATGTCGAAGCATAAATTTTTGTCCACCAGTCTTTCGTTCCTGGCACTTGCGGCCGTTGCTGGCGGCGCGTTCGCTGTGCCGCTGCAAGCCGTGTCGACGGCGACCCCGCCCAAGGGTGGCGGCGTCGACGGCCCGTTCTTCCCGCGTGTAGCGGTCGCCACGCCCGCCTCCGAGACGACCGGCGCCGACCTCCAGCGTCAGGCGCAGATGCGCCTGTCCACGAGTCTCGCCGCGAACGGTGCGCTCGCTAACGGCGCCACGCTGACGAAAGCGCAGGCGCAGGCGAGCGGCCTTGACTACGTCGCGAAGAACTTCTCGCAGATCGATACCGCGGGAAGCGGCAAGGTCTCGCTGAAGGACGTCCAGCAGTATCTGAACCGGCAATGAGCGGGAAATAAGCCGGCAATAAGCGTTGACTTCGGACCGGCCCACCCGGTCCCGGTTACGTCGTCGATAAACCCAGAAAGTCAGCGGGAATCGACACCTTCAAGGTCACGTTCGACGACCTGAAATGTTGTGTGAAACCGTACGGCCGCCTGCTTGCAGGCGGCCTTTTTTTATGTGCATTCGTCGCCGTGTGACAAAACAAACCCGCCACCGGCAGTCATTTCACTCAGCTTTCAACAAAACGCTACAAATCGCGACAAACAACACCGGCGCGTCCGATTACGCTCCGTACCTGACCACATCCGGTGTTCTGGATATGGCGCACAGGGACCTGTTTCCAGTTGCGCAAAGCGTGGCCTGAAAATGGTCAGGACAGAAACAAATGACCGGTTCACGGTATCTCGGTGTGCATAAACAATGAAGCGATCATTTGATTCATTTTCTCGACCCATACCCGTACTGACTTACCACCATGTCTCTCCGACGGGCGGACCGCTGTCTATTTCCACGGCGTGTCTCGACTCGCAGATGAAATGGCTGGCAAGTAACGGGTACGTCACGCTCACAGCCGACGAGTTCGCCGGTTATCTGCACGGCGAGCGCATGCCGGACAAGTCGATCCTGCTGACGTTCGACGACGGGTATCTCGACAACTATCTGCACGCGCATCCCGTCCTCAACCGCTACGGGCACAACGCGCTGATGTTTCTCGTGACCGAGCGTATTCACGACGGTCCGACCCGCTCGCTCGCCGAGCGCCCCGCGCACACGACACCCTCGCATGAAGAATGCGAACGGCTCATCGAGGCCGGTCGCGCCGATGACGTAACGGTACGCTGGAGCGAAATCGAGGCGATGCGTGCGGCCGGCACATTCGAGTTCCATAGCCATACGCACAGCCATCGTCGCTGGGATCTGTCCTGCAATGACACGGGCAGCAAGCGCGCCATGATCGGCGCCGACATCGAGACCGCGAAATCGATCCTGCGCGAACGTCTGGGGATCGAATCGAAGCACCTGTGCTGGCCCGAAGGCTATTACGACACCGACTACATCGGCGCGGCCATCGACGCCGGATACGAGTACCTCTACACGACCCGCAACGTGCGCCTCAACGCGCCCGGTAGCGACCGGCATCAGATACAGCGCGTGGTGGACAACGGCAAGGGCGACGAGTGGCTGGCCCGCAAGCTCTGGCGTTATCGCCACCCGGTATGGGGACCGGCGTATTACGGCATCAAGCAACTGAAGCATGCGGTACGCGGCGCGGTGGGTACATGAAAATACTCTACACAAACTTTCACAGCGGGGATGGGGGCGGTCATACGACCTATATCCTCAATCTGGTTCGCGTGCTGAGCCGACGTCATCAGGTGGCGGTTGCTGCGCCGCGCTCGAGCCGGCTGTATCAGAGCGCGCGCAACATGCCTGGAGTCGAGGCCTTCGACTTCTCATTTCGCAACACGCTGGGCTGCATGACCGGTACCGCGCTGGCATTGCGCCGTCTGATCGAATTGAATGGCTACGATGTCGTGCACGTGAACGGTTCCGCCGATCACCGCGTCGCCGGCCTGGCAACACTCGGCATGTCCAGAAACCGCCCGCGCATCGTCTTCACGAAACACAACGATCTGCCCGCGAGCGGCCTTGGCACATGGCTCAAGGGGACGCTGGGAACCGACTCGGTCATTTGTGTTTCCGAATACACGCGACGCTTCCTGACGCCAACGGTGTACGGCCGCAAGACAATGCGGGTGGTTCATCATGGGGTCGATCTTTCGCGTTTCATCCCCGCGAGAGCCTCCGCCGTCACCCGGACCCGGCAATTCTGGTTTCCCGAGCTTTCCGACGATACGCTGATCGTAGGCAGCACCGCGGGCATGGACGACAACAAGAGCTGGATCGATATGGTCGCCGCCGTTGCGTTGCTGCCCGAAGCGCAACGCGAGCGCATCCGCATCGCGCTGGCCGGTCACCTGCCCAATGAACGGCAACGCGCGCGAGTCGCGGAACTCGGCATGACCGATCAGGTGATTTACGCGGGCCTGCTGCGTGACGTCCGCTCGCTCGTGACCGCCTTCGATGTCGGGTTTGTCCTCTCGCAACGGGAAACGCTGTCGTTCGCGTGCCGGGAGATGATGGCGATGGGCAAACCGATGATCGTCTCGGACGCCGGCGGCCTGCCGGAGAATATCAGCGCCGGTGTCGACGGATGGATCGTCCCGCCGCGCGGACACGCGCATCTGGCACAACTGCTCGCGCACCTGCTCGACAACCGCCCGGAGCTCGCGCGTGCCGGCGCGGCGGCGCGGACTAAAAGCGAGCAGCAGTTTTCGATGGAGACGTTCGCGGAGCGGACCGAAGCGGTCTACCAGGAATCTCTGCGGCGAGCGGGCGGTACCGTGGCCAGCCAGAATCGTGCACGGGCCGGCGCGCTGCGGCGTGCCATCCGTGCGGCGATTACTTCGCTTCCGCCTATCTGAATTGCTGTATCCGGGACGGCGGTGAGTTGTGCGCCGCCGCCCGGATCAGGATGTCGGCGCTTTCCTGCCACATCGATCGATAGCCCCTAACACTTGCCGAAAGTGCTAACCGGGCTCGTCACCGCGAGCGCTCTCTCGTTGAAGATCACCGGCACGCCGCTCAATCCGAGCTTCGAATTCATACGATCGAGCTTCCAGCCATCGACGCGCAGCCCCGCGCCCGAAACCGGTTTACCTTTCGCATGCGGCACATCGATGACGATCTGCGTCGATGCGCCAGGCACCAGGTTCAGATAGTTGTCGCTGAAGAAGGCGGGCAGGATGCGCTGACCGCTCGACGAATCGAACAATTGCAAATGCGTCATCAGCGCGATCGAACTGCCGATGTTCTGCACGTTCGCCGTAATACGCGTGGTGACATCGTCGAGTTCAGCCGCCGATGCGCGGATCGCAATAGCCGCAGCCTTCATCGTGTCGAGCAACGTGTAGTCCGTATCCTGCCCATTCTTCTGACACCAGTAGAGATTGTCCGCAACCGTCGCGCCGCTCGCGTCGCGCAGCGTGAGCGTGACAATGCAGACGTCGGATGTCGCGGCAGCGATCTGCGTGCCGAGGTTCGCTGCGACCTGATACGACGTCGACGCAACGCTCGCGATGTTCTGCGTGACCTTCCCGGCCAGTGTGCTGTCCAGGTTGTACACGCGCATCTCGACGCTACCCGATACCGTCTTTGCCGTATGGTTGGCAATCGTCACATCGAACGTACTTGCATCGAGAATGGCGTTGATACGACGGCAACCATGCTGGACCGCGAAAAACGACGCGTGCTGTTCGAGATCGTGGCTGTACATCTGCCAGACGAAGCTCGGTTGCGCGGGATTCGTCATCCACATGATCACGCCGGTCGCGGGCGACGTGATCTTGCCCGTCGCGGGTCCGATCATCACGGCGGCATTCGCTTCGTAGAGCGACCTGATGCACTCGTAGTTCATCATCTGCGCCTTGCGGACGAAGTCGGCGAGATTGGCGATCGCGCCGTAGCGCGCGCCGGTCATCGCGATGTAGCCCCCACCGCCCTGCTGTCCCGCCAGGTACGCCCCGTTGCCGTTGATATCGCGGTCCGCCCAGAAATCGTCGGGGCATTCCCACGATGACGGCGGCAACATCGCCTGGACGAACTCGAGCGTCGGGATCGAGTGCGAACCGACCTCGTTGTGGAAAGCCGTACTCGACGTACCGTAGCCGCGGCTGAACGCAGCCGACGGCGGCTCCCAGTTGTACGGGCCGCCCGACGAGTAGCCGTTCACCGCACCGGCGCCGGTGTCGCCCGCGGAACTCGTCAGGCACAGGCGCTTTGGATCGAGCGTCTTGACGAGCGAGTCGAGTCCGCTGACGAGCGCCGCCGGCGGCGAGCCCTCATTGCCGCCGCACCATAACAGGACCGACGGATGATTGCGGTAATGGACGATGACGTCGCGAATATTGTCGAGATCGCGCGTGACGTTGACGGGTGCCGGCCCTTCCGTCGAATAGAAGAAGTCCTGCCAGACGAGAATTCCGTACGTATCGCAGGCGTCGAAAAAATCACGACTCGTGCTCTGTCCGTTCCAGTTGCGGATCAGATTCAGATTCGCGTCGCGATGCAGTCGGACCTGATTGAACAGCCGTTCGCGCGGAATCCGTTTGAGAGCTTCATCGAGCCCCCAGTTGCCACCCATGATAAGAATGGGCAGCTTGTTGACGGTGATGCTCAGTTGCGGTCCGAAGCCGATGTTGCGCGAATACTCGATACGGCGCAGGCCGATGTTGACGCTCCGCGTATCGGACACTTGTCCCTGCAGCGCAATCGATACCGACACCGCGTACAGATTCGGCTCGCCATAGCCGTTCGGCCACCACAGCTTCGGATTGGCCAGCGACAGTTGCGGCACATCGGCCGACGTCAGCGTGATCGTGGTCGGCTGGTCGGCTGCGGGGATCGTGATCGCGTGGCTGAACGCGATGTCCGTACCGATTTTTCCGGTCACCGTGGCAGCGAGGCTCGTGCCCGAGCGATTGTCGAGCGAGAGATCGAGTTGCAGCGCGGCACTGCCCAGGTCATCCGCGAGCGTGCTGTCGACGCGCAGATCCGCGATGCGTACCGCGCCGGTCGTGAACCACGACACCGGTTGCCAGATACCGATGTCGCGGTCGGGGATTGTCGGCAGCCAGTCCCATCCGGCGGTACAGAAGAACGTCGGGCCGTTCTTCAGCGTGACGCCGGTCGGGCCGCCGTTACGGCCGCCTCGCGTGACGCCGCTCGCATAGCTCGGCTTGAGCGGCCCTTCCGAAAAGTCGAGCTTGATCGCGCTGACCGCGAGATACGCGACACCGCCTGTGGCCGCGACGAGCTTCGTCACATCGAAATAGCCGTGCTTGAACGCGCCTTCGAGCGTGCCGACAAGCGCGCCATTGAGCCATATGCTGGCCATGTAGTTGACGCCGTCGAAGCGCAGCCACAAGCGCTGGCCGGGCCGCAATGGCGGCGTCGCGAAGGTTGTCCGGTACCAGTAGTTCGTGTCCTTCAGCGTGTCCGGAATCGTATCGGTGACGATCTTGCCGTAGAACGGATCGGGGTATTTGCCGTTCGCGATCATGCTGGTCAGCGCGGTGCCGGGCACCGTCGCGGCCGACATGCCGGGCGCGCCGGCAGCGCTTGCCAGTTGCGCGCCCGTGAGGGTCGGACGTTCCGATGCGGCAATGAACGTCCACTGTCCGGCGATCTCGCCCGATGCCGCGAGGTTCGCGGGCGGCGATGCGGGTATGGCGCCGGGTCCTGGCGTGCCGGGTGTCACTGGTGCCCCTGGTGCCCCTGGCGTCACTGGCGCTGCGGGCGCAGCCGGTGTCGCACCTGCTCCCGCTTCCCCTAGCGCCCTATCCGCGCTCTGGAGACCATCTCCGCATGCGGCCAGCCAGCCGCTTCCGGCCAATGTCGTGCTGTACACAAGGAATCTACGGCGCTGTTTCGATTGCATGCTGTCTTCTCCATTTATATTTTGTTTATTTATTGTGCTAAACAGATTCAATAGAACAATGTTTAGTTGACTGCATAAACATTGATTTATAAACTCATGCCTCTTCAACGTGTTACTCAGTTTATATGGCTCGATTTATACAAGTCAAGATGTTTGAATTAATCCATGATTTTCGAATTGCAACAGATATTTGACAAAATTTTAGTAATTTTAATAAACACCGGGCTCCTGTTGTTCAACGCACCGTATGCAAGCTGCATGTACCTACATCAAAGCTTCCATAAGAATCTCACCAGCATAAGTTGAGAATTATTGAGAATTCAGCAGAATGTGCCAATGTTTAAAAAGGGTTAACCATTACAGGAATCCCATCATTAGTGATGTAATTTCTTTTCACGCCAAAAGCGTTTTTCTTTTCATGCCCTGATATCCCACAGGCCAAAGATCGCGCGAACCCTTCCACATCCCTCACCGCATTAGAGATTGCCCGTTTCCGTTTTGATTGCATGCATGCGCTTCGCAAGCTGTGCCGATACGTCAACACCATCTCAACCCCATTTTCTGGAGTGCGAACATGAGGCATCCTGGCGTTCTTTGCGCCGTCGCTCTGTTGCTGGCCACCTGCGATCCGTTCGGATCGAGCAGCGCGGCTGCGGCGTCACTACAAGAAACAACATCATTAAAAAGCATTGCTGCGGCGCTCGATGACAGCGCCGCGATCAGGGCGGCAAAAGCAGGCAGTGGCCCGGACGCCAACGCCCCGTCGTTGCTCCCGGTTCCGGTGTTCGAACACGCTCTGCCGAGCGGCAGCTTCACTCTCTCCGCGGACACCCGCATCGTCACCAACGGAAGCGCCGATCTGACGGCCGCTGTGTCCTATCTGCGCGGCATCGTCGGCAAATCGACCGGCTTCACCTTGCCGGCGGCCAATGGCCGTGACGACGTGCGCCACGAGAACTTCATCGTGCTGGACGTGGACGCGAGCCGCCAGGGCGCGCTCGGACAGGAAGGCTATACGCTCGTCTCCGGAAAACTCGGCGTGGTGATTCGCGCGGCGACCGCACACGGCGTGTACATGGGCATCCAGACGCTCCTGCAGTTGCTGCCGAACGCCGTCTATAGCACCAGCCAGCAAGTCGGCGTGTGGTCGGCGCCGGGCGTGGTGATCGCCGACTGGCCGCGGTACGCCTATCGCGGCGCGATGCTCGATGTCTCGCGACGCTTCTTCACCGTCGCTCAGGTCAAGCACTACATCGACGAAATCACGCTGCTGAAGATCAACACGCTGCACCTGCACCTCGCGGACGATCAGGGCTGGCGTATCGCGATCTCGGCCCTCCCGTCCCTGACGGCGATCGGTGCGAGCACGCAAAGCGGCAGCACGCTGAGCAGCTTCCCGACGGTGCCCGCGCGTCCCTGGTACTACACCGCTGACGACTACCGCGGCATCGTGCGCTACGCCGCCGATCGCTCGATTACCGTTGTGCCGGAAATCGACGGACCGAGCCACGTCAGCGCGGCCCAGGCTTCGCTTGCCAACCTGAACTGCAGTAACACGGCGCTGCAGCCCTACTCCGGTTTCGACGGTCCTGGGCTGAGCCTGTTGTGCCTGACGGATCCGGCCCATCTGGCCAACATGCGCAGTTATCTGGGCACGGTACTGAGCAGCCTGGCCGGCATGACGGCGGGACCTTACGTGCATGTGGGCGGCGACGAAACCCCGACGGGTATCACGCCAGCGGAGTACGGCGACTATGTCAGCGCCGCAACCGGCACGGTCACCGCGGCCGGGAAAACGCCGATCGGCTGGCATCAGATCGGCTCCGCGAAGATTCCCGCCGGCACGCTGCTCGAATACTGGGGCGACGATACGGACCGCGCAACGATCGGTACCGCGACACAATCTACGGATGTTCAGGACGCCGTATCGGGAATCGCGCAAGGGGCGAAGTTCATTTTCTCGCCGGCCGACCATGCGTACCTCGACATGAAGTACAGCCAGCTCACGCCATGGGGTCTGCTGTGGGAGGGCTACACGAGCGTGCAGAAATCCTACTCATGGGATCCGACTACCGAGCTCTCGTCGACCGATGGTTCGATCAACCTCTTGCCGGCCCGGCAGATAGCCGGCCTCGAGGCGCCGCTGTGGAGCGACCGGACCTACGTCGGCTCGACTGCCCTGCCCGATAACAACACGGTATGGGCGACGCAGCAGGTCTATGCCGATTACATGGCGTTCCCGCGCATGGCGTCGATGGCGGAGATCGGCTGGTCGAAACTGTCCTCGCACGACTGGACGGCCTTCCAGCAACGACTGATCACGCAAGGTCAGCGCTGGGACGCGTTCGGTGTCGCGTTCTACAGGTCGCCGGAGATTGCGTGGAAATGAGCTAACGCACCTGTGAATTGATCGAAGCGCCGTTCCTGCATAACGCATAGGAACGGCGCTTCGCACTGGCGATCCTGATCAAGCCGAAACGCCGCCCCCCGCGCTGCACGACCCGCCCCACCTCCCCGCACTCCTCTGCGTAATCTTCCCGCAACCTTCGACGCGTAACATGCGCCGACAAGCGAACTCATCGCGGCGCGGTCTTCCGCAACCCTGACTCAGGACTTCACTACACGACACATGCCCTCTTCTGTCCGTGCCACCCCAAACCAGCCCACCGCTTTCTTGCGAAATCCTGGTTTCTTTACAGAGCGTTGCGGCAGGCTGCTTTCGTAACGGCTTGCAACCTCTAGAAGCAGGCGGGTATAAACACGCGACGTGCGATTCGCTAGACTCTCTCGTCAAGCGCTTGCTGAGTTAGCTATCTTGCATGGCAATTAAACACCCGGCACCGGGTCCTTTCGCAGCGGCTGCTCTCATTTGTCTGCGGCAATCACTCTTTACCGAGGTTATATGAGCGAGGTCGGGTCCAACCAACCAGGACAGCGTCGGCACTACGGGCGCATCGTGCTCGTACTGGTACTGCTGATCGTGATCGCGCTGGTGCTCGTTCACGTGTTGCGCGGGAAGAAGCCCAAGGTCGCCACACCGGCGCAGGTCGTCACCGTGGCCCCGGCGACCCTTGGAGACATGCCCGAAGTACTGAGCGAACTGGGCACCGTCACGCCGGTCGCAACCGTCACCGTGCTGCCGCAGTTAAGCGGCTACCTCACACAGGTCGCCTACCACGAAGGCGAGGATGTGGCGAAAGGCCAGTTCCTCGTGCAGATCGACCCGCGCCAGTACGAGATCGACAAGCAGCAGGCCGAGGCGCAACTGGCGAAGGACCTCGCGAGCCTCGCCCAGGCGCGCTCCGACCTCGCGCGCTATACGCAGTTGAACCAGCAGAAATCGATCGCCGAACAAACCTATGTGGACCAGCAGTTCACGGTCCAGCAGGACGAAGCCGCGGTCAAGGCGGATCGGGCCAATATCGCGCAGTACGAACTCGATCTGGTCTATTGCCACATCACCGCGCCGGTTGCCGGCCGCGTGGGCCTGCGTCTCGTCGATCCCGGCAATTACGTGACCGCGTCGAGCACGACCGGCGTCGTAGTCATCACCACGATGAAGCCGACCACCGTCGAATTCACCGTGCCGCAGAACTCGCTCGCCTCCGTGCTGACGCGTTTCAATTCCGGCGCAAAGCTGCCGGTGACCGCGTACACGAGCGACACCAACAAGGAAATCGCAACCGGTACGCTGTATGCCATCAGCAACCAGATGGCGACGAGCACCGGCACCGTCACCTTACGTGCGACTTACGATAACGATAACGAAGCGCTCTTCCCCAACGAGTTCGTCAACGTCAAGCTGCAGGTCGACACGCTGCAGAACGCCGTGCTCGTGCCGACGCCCGCCGTGCAGAGCGGCGCGCCCGGCAACTACGTGTTTCTCGTCAATGCCGACAACACGGTCTCCGTGCACAAGGTCACGCTCGGCCCCAACGACGGCAAGAACACCGTCATCCTGACCGGACTCACCGCCGGCAACCGCGTCGTAACCGACGGCATGGACCGCCTGAGCGACGGCGCGAAGATCAGGGTGGCCGGTGCCAAACCCGCCGCGCCGGCAAGCGACGCCGCAGGCGCATCCGCCGCTCGTGCGCAACACGCCGCGCATCGCCAGGCAGGCGCCGATGCATCGCAAGCCTCGTAACCACGGACCCGCGCGCCGATGAATATTTCCCGCGTGTTCGTGCTGAGGCCGGTAGCGACCTTGCTGCTGGTGATCGCCCTCGTGATGGTGGGTCTGGTCGCCGTGCGCTTTCTACCGGTCTCCGCGCTGCCCGACGTCGACTACCCGACGATCCAGGTACAGACCTTCTATCCCGGCGCGAGCCCCGACGTGATGGCAACGACGGTCACCGCGCCGCTCGAGGTGCAGCTCGGCGAAATTCCCGGCCTGCAGCAGATGACCTCGTTCAGCTCGGATGGATCGTCGGTGATCACGTTGCAGTTCGATCTCGCGCTGAACCTCGACATTGCGGAACAGGACGTCCAGCAGGCCATCAACGCGGCGAACAGCTACCTGCCGAGCGGCCTGCCCGCACCGCCCACTTACGCCAAGGTGAACCCGGCCGACCAGCCGATCCTGACGCTCGCCGTCACGTCCACGTCGATGTCGCTGACGCAGTTGCAGGACGCCGCCAACAACCGCCTCGCGATGAAGATCTCCGAGGTGAGCGGCGTCGGTGTCGTCACCACCTCGGGCGGCAACGTGCCGGCTATCCGGGTCGAGGCCGACCCGCAAAAACTGGCCGCCTACGGCCTGAGTCTCGACGATCTGCGCACGCTGCTCGGCAACGTCAATGTGAGCCAGCCGAAGGGTAACTTCGACGGCCCGGAACTCGACTACACGATCAACGCCAACGATCAGATCGCCGATCCGCAACAGTACCTGGACACGGTCATCGCCTATCAAAACGGCGCGCCCGTGTTCATGCGCGATGTCGCCCGCGTCAGCACGGCCGCGCAGGACACGGCCCAGGGTGCGTGGTTCAACCACTCGCCAGCGATCATTCTCAACGTGCAGCGTCAGCCGGGGGCGAACGTGATCGCCACCGTCGACCAGATCACGAAGCAGTTGTCCACGCTCGAAGCGTCGTTGCCCGCAGGCGTAAAAGTCACGGTCGTCGCCGACAGTACGAAGGCGATCCGCTCATC
This region includes:
- a CDS encoding glycoside hydrolase family 2 protein translates to MQSKQRRRFLVYSTTLAGSGWLAACGDGLQSADRALGEAGAGATPAAPAAPVTPGAPGAPVTPGTPGPGAIPASPPANLAASGEIAGQWTFIAASERPTLTGAQLASAAGAPGMSAATVPGTALTSMIANGKYPDPFYGKIVTDTIPDTLKDTNYWYRTTFATPPLRPGQRLWLRFDGVNYMASIWLNGALVGTLEGAFKHGYFDVTKLVAATGGVAYLAVSAIKLDFSEGPLKPSYASGVTRGGRNGGPTGVTLKNGPTFFCTAGWDWLPTIPDRDIGIWQPVSWFTTGAVRIADLRVDSTLADDLGSAALQLDLSLDNRSGTSLAATVTGKIGTDIAFSHAITIPAADQPTTITLTSADVPQLSLANPKLWWPNGYGEPNLYAVSVSIALQGQVSDTRSVNIGLRRIEYSRNIGFGPQLSITVNKLPILIMGGNWGLDEALKRIPRERLFNQVRLHRDANLNLIRNWNGQSTSRDFFDACDTYGILVWQDFFYSTEGPAPVNVTRDLDNIRDVIVHYRNHPSVLLWCGGNEGSPPAALVSGLDSLVKTLDPKRLCLTSSAGDTGAGAVNGYSSGGPYNWEPPSAAFSRGYGTSSTAFHNEVGSHSIPTLEFVQAMLPPSSWECPDDFWADRDINGNGAYLAGQQGGGGYIAMTGARYGAIANLADFVRKAQMMNYECIRSLYEANAAVMIGPATGKITSPATGVIMWMTNPAQPSFVWQMYSHDLEQHASFFAVQHGCRRINAILDASTFDVTIANHTAKTVSGSVEMRVYNLDSTLAGKVTQNIASVASTSYQVAANLGTQIAAATSDVCIVTLTLRDASGATVADNLYWCQKNGQDTDYTLLDTMKAAAIAIRASAAELDDVTTRITANVQNIGSSIALMTHLQLFDSSSGQRILPAFFSDNYLNLVPGASTQIVIDVPHAKGKPVSGAGLRVDGWKLDRMNSKLGLSGVPVIFNERALAVTSPVSTFGKC
- a CDS encoding S10 family serine carboxypeptidase-like protein; this encodes MQGTHDSQHPSLTGSSNIRQIQRHPRGLVTHIGLGVAALTAALALTGCNDDITTPADQPFVDNTAYSSKAGDGLAAAQVNEHAAVMHHQWSANGTTVNYTTTMGHLTASDPGGNAEASMSYVAYTAPSADGSPRPVTFVYNGGPGSSSVWLRLGSFAPTRVATPDPLLTGWPNFPIVDNQESLIATTDLVYIDPPGTGLSEAIQPNTNKTFWGTDPDVSVMRDFIRRYLTANNRASSPIYLYGESYGTPRTDMLALSLESAGVHLTGIVLQSSILNYMASTGDTSAGSIPSYAAVAAYFNQVSPSPTNLGAYTQQIQSFVTGQYAQIVQYSTANPQVVIDAATLASWSGQTGLTNAALSGYFQYYYDTEASPGQTVLVPGSTIGRYDGRVILPNSDPRLASDNDPSDILINTPFTNALATQMPGYLGYTAPNATFSLLNDDIIGVWNFSHGGQPQPDTIPDLLAALTLNPQLKVLSENGYHDLATPYFETEKELARLQTVPGLNPNIQLTFYQGGHMIYLDNVARPKMQADLVSYYQNKPLTASLSLAQLSAPWTDEHPANTATTVAAMKATVKAAAR
- a CDS encoding efflux RND transporter periplasmic adaptor subunit, which encodes MSEVGSNQPGQRRHYGRIVLVLVLLIVIALVLVHVLRGKKPKVATPAQVVTVAPATLGDMPEVLSELGTVTPVATVTVLPQLSGYLTQVAYHEGEDVAKGQFLVQIDPRQYEIDKQQAEAQLAKDLASLAQARSDLARYTQLNQQKSIAEQTYVDQQFTVQQDEAAVKADRANIAQYELDLVYCHITAPVAGRVGLRLVDPGNYVTASSTTGVVVITTMKPTTVEFTVPQNSLASVLTRFNSGAKLPVTAYTSDTNKEIATGTLYAISNQMATSTGTVTLRATYDNDNEALFPNEFVNVKLQVDTLQNAVLVPTPAVQSGAPGNYVFLVNADNTVSVHKVTLGPNDGKNTVILTGLTAGNRVVTDGMDRLSDGAKIRVAGAKPAAPASDAAGASAARAQHAAHRQAGADASQAS
- a CDS encoding polysaccharide deacetylase family protein, whose protein sequence is MKWLASNGYVTLTADEFAGYLHGERMPDKSILLTFDDGYLDNYLHAHPVLNRYGHNALMFLVTERIHDGPTRSLAERPAHTTPSHEECERLIEAGRADDVTVRWSEIEAMRAAGTFEFHSHTHSHRRWDLSCNDTGSKRAMIGADIETAKSILRERLGIESKHLCWPEGYYDTDYIGAAIDAGYEYLYTTRNVRLNAPGSDRHQIQRVVDNGKGDEWLARKLWRYRHPVWGPAYYGIKQLKHAVRGAVGT
- a CDS encoding beta-N-acetylhexosaminidase, which gives rise to MRHPGVLCAVALLLATCDPFGSSSAAAASLQETTSLKSIAAALDDSAAIRAAKAGSGPDANAPSLLPVPVFEHALPSGSFTLSADTRIVTNGSADLTAAVSYLRGIVGKSTGFTLPAANGRDDVRHENFIVLDVDASRQGALGQEGYTLVSGKLGVVIRAATAHGVYMGIQTLLQLLPNAVYSTSQQVGVWSAPGVVIADWPRYAYRGAMLDVSRRFFTVAQVKHYIDEITLLKINTLHLHLADDQGWRIAISALPSLTAIGASTQSGSTLSSFPTVPARPWYYTADDYRGIVRYAADRSITVVPEIDGPSHVSAAQASLANLNCSNTALQPYSGFDGPGLSLLCLTDPAHLANMRSYLGTVLSSLAGMTAGPYVHVGGDETPTGITPAEYGDYVSAATGTVTAAGKTPIGWHQIGSAKIPAGTLLEYWGDDTDRATIGTATQSTDVQDAVSGIAQGAKFIFSPADHAYLDMKYSQLTPWGLLWEGYTSVQKSYSWDPTTELSSTDGSINLLPARQIAGLEAPLWSDRTYVGSTALPDNNTVWATQQVYADYMAFPRMASMAEIGWSKLSSHDWTAFQQRLITQGQRWDAFGVAFYRSPEIAWK
- a CDS encoding glycosyltransferase, with protein sequence MKILYTNFHSGDGGGHTTYILNLVRVLSRRHQVAVAAPRSSRLYQSARNMPGVEAFDFSFRNTLGCMTGTALALRRLIELNGYDVVHVNGSADHRVAGLATLGMSRNRPRIVFTKHNDLPASGLGTWLKGTLGTDSVICVSEYTRRFLTPTVYGRKTMRVVHHGVDLSRFIPARASAVTRTRQFWFPELSDDTLIVGSTAGMDDNKSWIDMVAAVALLPEAQRERIRIALAGHLPNERQRARVAELGMTDQVIYAGLLRDVRSLVTAFDVGFVLSQRETLSFACREMMAMGKPMIVSDAGGLPENISAGVDGWIVPPRGHAHLAQLLAHLLDNRPELARAGAAARTKSEQQFSMETFAERTEAVYQESLRRAGGTVASQNRARAGALRRAIRAAITSLPPI